Proteins encoded in a region of the Blastocatellia bacterium genome:
- the hemN gene encoding oxygen-independent coproporphyrinogen III oxidase: MKSLGFVELDLLRKYDRPGPRYTSYPPAPAFTPEFGPEDFQAAIRENNAARPRAELSLYFHIPFCDTLCYFCGCTMLVTHRPETIRKYLDHLEREIALLRAWIAPERKVTQLHWGGGTPSYLSPEEIRELAGFIAERFPFGDDPEVGVEIDPRGLTLEHMRAFRESGFNRVSLGVQDFDPVVQQAINRIQPEELTRRAIEWARELGFRSLNIDLIYGLPFQTLDSFARTLERVIALEPDRIAVFNFAYVPWLKPHQRLIRPEDLPAPETKLRLLKLTIETLSQAGYVYIGMDHFAKPEDELARAQREKTLYRNFQGYSTRAGADLYAFGMSAISQFDRIYAQNFKELKLYYTRIAADTPATALGYRLTDDDVLRRHVIMRLMCDMELTKADVEEQFGVRFDEYFADALARLEEFVADGLLRITDEKLIVTDLGRLVIRNIAMCFDAHLERMMRERPIFSRTV, translated from the coding sequence ATGAAGAGTCTGGGATTCGTCGAGCTAGATCTGTTGCGAAAATACGATCGGCCAGGACCGCGATATACGAGCTATCCGCCCGCGCCCGCCTTCACGCCGGAATTTGGGCCGGAGGACTTTCAAGCGGCGATCCGCGAAAACAATGCCGCCCGACCGAGGGCTGAACTCTCGCTCTATTTTCACATCCCGTTCTGCGACACGCTCTGTTATTTCTGCGGCTGCACGATGCTGGTGACGCATCGCCCGGAGACGATTCGGAAGTACCTGGATCATCTGGAGCGAGAGATCGCTCTCCTGCGCGCCTGGATCGCGCCGGAGCGAAAGGTCACGCAATTGCATTGGGGAGGAGGAACGCCCTCCTATCTCTCCCCTGAGGAGATTCGCGAGCTGGCGGGATTCATCGCCGAACGTTTCCCCTTCGGGGATGATCCCGAAGTCGGTGTAGAGATTGATCCGCGCGGGCTCACCCTCGAACACATGAGGGCGTTTCGCGAGAGCGGCTTCAATCGCGTGAGCCTGGGCGTGCAGGATTTCGATCCCGTCGTCCAGCAAGCCATCAACCGCATTCAGCCGGAGGAGCTCACGCGCCGCGCCATCGAGTGGGCGCGCGAATTGGGGTTCCGGAGCCTCAACATTGACCTCATCTATGGCCTGCCGTTTCAAACGCTCGATTCCTTCGCGCGCACGTTGGAGCGAGTGATCGCGCTCGAGCCGGATCGGATCGCCGTCTTCAATTTCGCCTACGTCCCGTGGCTCAAGCCGCACCAACGGTTGATCCGACCGGAGGATCTCCCGGCGCCGGAGACGAAGTTACGCTTGCTGAAGCTGACGATCGAGACGTTGAGCCAAGCCGGCTACGTCTACATCGGCATGGATCATTTCGCGAAGCCCGAGGATGAATTGGCGCGCGCGCAGCGGGAGAAGACGCTCTACCGCAATTTCCAAGGCTACTCGACGCGCGCTGGCGCTGATCTGTATGCCTTCGGCATGTCGGCCATCAGTCAGTTCGACCGCATCTATGCGCAGAATTTCAAGGAGCTGAAGTTGTACTACACCCGGATCGCGGCCGACACGCCGGCGACGGCCCTCGGCTATCGCCTGACAGATGACGATGTCCTGCGCCGCCACGTCATCATGCGACTGATGTGCGATATGGAGCTGACCAAGGCAGACGTGGAGGAACAATTCGGGGTTCGCTTTGATGAGTACTTCGCCGACGCGCTCGCGCGGCTGGAGGAGTTCGTCGCGGATGGCCTGCTGCGGATCACCGATGAGAAGCTCATCGTCACGGACCTCGGTCGGCTCGTGATTCGCAATATCGCCATGTGCTTCGATGCGCATCTGGAACGCATGATGCGCGAGCGGCCGATCTTCTCGCGCACGGTGTGA
- the hemE gene encoding uroporphyrinogen decarboxylase codes for MRPLENDLFLRACRREPTERTPIWLMRQAGRYLPSYRALRERYDFLTLCRTPELAAEITVQPVEQLDVDAAILFSDILVVPEAMGLTLRIEEGVGPHLEDPVRTAADVARLTVPDPREKLGYVLNAIRVTRERLRGRVPLIGFAGAPWTLFAYMVEGSGTGDFRRARVFVHEDPRTAHALLEKIARTVARFLLAQIEAGAHAVQLFDTWAGILDPDGFSEFSLAYVRQVIEAVKAAAPPSVPVLLFSRGTAAWSEALAETGADVLSVDWTCDLARVRWVVKDRVALQGNLDPIVLLASPEVVVREARKILARFGVGDGHIFNLGHGVLPETPVENVRRLVDTVKRESPQYHVQREDAPS; via the coding sequence ATGAGACCATTGGAGAACGACCTCTTCCTGAGGGCATGCCGACGAGAGCCGACCGAGCGCACGCCGATCTGGTTGATGCGGCAAGCGGGACGTTACCTGCCCTCCTATCGGGCGCTGCGCGAACGCTATGATTTCCTCACGCTCTGTCGCACGCCGGAATTGGCGGCCGAGATCACTGTGCAGCCCGTCGAGCAACTCGATGTTGACGCGGCGATCCTCTTCTCGGACATCCTCGTCGTCCCCGAAGCCATGGGGCTCACGCTGCGAATCGAAGAAGGCGTGGGACCACACCTTGAGGATCCAGTGCGCACGGCTGCGGATGTCGCGCGTCTGACGGTCCCCGACCCGCGGGAGAAGTTGGGCTACGTCTTGAACGCCATTCGCGTGACGCGGGAGCGATTGCGCGGGCGCGTGCCGCTCATTGGCTTCGCTGGAGCCCCATGGACGCTCTTCGCCTACATGGTCGAGGGAAGCGGAACAGGCGACTTTCGCCGCGCGCGTGTGTTCGTTCATGAAGATCCTCGCACGGCCCACGCGCTCCTTGAGAAGATCGCGCGCACCGTCGCCCGCTTCCTTCTCGCCCAAATCGAAGCGGGCGCGCACGCCGTGCAGCTCTTCGACACGTGGGCCGGGATCCTCGATCCGGACGGCTTCTCGGAGTTTTCGCTCGCTTACGTCCGCCAGGTCATCGAAGCCGTCAAGGCCGCGGCACCGCCAAGCGTTCCCGTGCTCCTCTTCTCGCGCGGGACGGCCGCGTGGAGTGAAGCGCTCGCCGAGACCGGAGCCGATGTCCTCAGCGTGGATTGGACATGCGATTTGGCGCGCGTGCGTTGGGTGGTGAAGGATCGCGTCGCCCTGCAGGGGAATCTCGATCCCATCGTCTTGCTCGCCTCGCCGGAGGTCGTCGTTCGAGAAGCGCGGAAGATCCTCGCGCGATTCGGCGTCGGCGACGGGCACATCTTCAATCTCGGACATGGGGTCCTGCCGGAGACGCCGGTCGAGAACGTGCGCCGATTAGTGGACACTGTGAAGCGAGAGAGCCCACAATATCATGTTCAGCGCGAGGACGCACCGTCGTGA
- a CDS encoding uroporphyrinogen-III synthase: protein MTSASSTRPSLTVLITRPRDHAQEFATLLREGGAEPLFFPTIEIAPPESWEACDARLQQIDAYTDLIFTSPNAVRFFLERCARFFDLARLRTRTFHAVGPKTAHALAAHGFSVAALPEDFDAAHLAEAIASVRTTHARRFLFPKGDLAEETLVRRLQAAGLSVDSVTVYRTVKPNPPAETQRAIWRALQRGEIHVVTFFSPSSVRNFVDFFPNFPALFSNAASDRPPKIAVLGETTARACRTLGLPVHLCPEGRSAAALARAILQQRHQGESA from the coding sequence ATGACGTCGGCATCCTCAACGCGCCCTTCCCTCACGGTCCTCATCACGCGACCTCGGGACCACGCGCAAGAGTTTGCGACTCTCCTTCGAGAAGGCGGAGCGGAACCGCTCTTCTTCCCGACGATCGAGATCGCTCCCCCGGAATCGTGGGAAGCGTGCGATGCCCGCCTGCAGCAGATTGACGCCTACACGGACCTGATCTTCACGAGCCCGAACGCCGTGCGCTTCTTCTTGGAACGCTGCGCGCGTTTTTTCGATCTGGCGCGTCTTCGAACGCGGACCTTCCACGCCGTCGGCCCGAAGACGGCCCATGCGCTCGCCGCCCATGGATTTTCCGTCGCTGCGCTGCCGGAGGATTTCGACGCGGCGCATTTGGCCGAAGCGATCGCCTCTGTCCGCACGACCCATGCGCGCCGATTCCTGTTTCCCAAGGGCGATTTGGCCGAAGAGACATTGGTGCGCCGATTGCAGGCGGCGGGCCTTTCCGTGGATTCCGTCACGGTGTATCGGACGGTGAAACCGAACCCGCCGGCGGAGACGCAGCGCGCCATCTGGAGGGCGCTTCAGCGCGGAGAGATTCACGTCGTCACCTTCTTCAGTCCCTCGAGCGTCCGGAACTTCGTGGACTTCTTCCCGAATTTCCCCGCGCTCTTCTCAAACGCAGCGAGCGACCGTCCGCCGAAGATCGCGGTTCTCGGAGAAACGACAGCTCGCGCCTGTCGAACACTGGGATTGCCCGTGCACCTTTGCCCCGAAGGGCGCTCGGCGGCAGCGCTCGCTCGCGCGATCCTGCAACAGCGACATCAAGGAGAGAGCGCATGA
- the hflX gene encoding GTPase HflX translates to MGMARDVKPMELPAARALMRIHADALTDAARERLLRGRSERARPSRSPEGFPEWYNISRFGTTEVPKRERPREEVVSLRKNAQRRSRPIGTIFGHTHGLKASHRRRLERLYHRRLPADQIITPELARALAELSHEMHRQVGVLVDRKGRIEYVVVGDARQIVWPDLRRIRTSSGRFCGLRCLHTHLHGEPFTEDDLTDLALLRLDVMAIVEVTDNGTPARVHVAHLMPAQPGAPDGGSVASRFQFLEPKPPGQLGVNFLELIESLEEELARNRRLAHPQDERDRALLVGVTTGSLADAEESLEELRLLSESAGVIVLDAFVQRRKEYDPKFLIGKGKLREILIRALQLGADMIVFDQNLTPGQVRAITAATDLKILDRTQLILDIFAQRAHSREGKLQVELAQLRYLLPRLTDADTGLSRLTGGIGGRGPGETKLEMDRRRIRDRIRHLEEQIEALRTDREQRRQRRRRAQIPIVSIVGYTNAGKSTLLNTLTRSCVLAEERMFATLDPTSRRLRLPNGEEIILSDTVGFIRRMPPDVIRAFRATLEEIADSDLLIHLVDASSPYLEQHIETVERTLRELNLANIPRLLVFNKSDLVAPEIMGNLCRSYGALAISALRAETLGELLQRIAEELGRSVERPLAGMRT, encoded by the coding sequence ATGGGCATGGCTCGCGACGTCAAGCCGATGGAGTTGCCGGCGGCGCGAGCTTTGATGAGGATTCATGCGGACGCGCTCACCGATGCGGCGCGTGAGCGCTTGCTCCGTGGACGTTCCGAGAGGGCGCGCCCTTCTCGCTCGCCCGAAGGCTTTCCGGAGTGGTACAATATCTCCCGCTTCGGGACGACGGAGGTCCCGAAGCGCGAACGGCCTCGCGAGGAGGTCGTCTCGCTCCGGAAGAATGCGCAGAGGAGGTCGCGACCTATCGGTACGATCTTCGGGCATACGCACGGCTTGAAGGCCAGTCATCGTCGGCGGTTAGAACGGCTCTATCACCGCCGTCTCCCCGCTGATCAAATCATCACGCCGGAGTTAGCGCGCGCGCTCGCTGAGCTGTCCCACGAGATGCATCGGCAGGTGGGAGTTCTTGTCGATCGTAAGGGGCGGATCGAATACGTCGTCGTGGGCGATGCGCGCCAGATCGTGTGGCCGGATCTGCGCCGCATACGGACGTCGAGCGGACGATTTTGCGGTCTCCGCTGCCTGCACACGCACCTTCATGGAGAGCCGTTCACGGAGGATGATTTGACGGATTTGGCCTTGTTGCGATTGGACGTGATGGCGATCGTGGAGGTGACCGACAATGGGACGCCCGCGCGCGTGCACGTCGCGCATCTGATGCCGGCTCAACCGGGAGCACCTGATGGTGGGAGCGTCGCCTCCCGCTTTCAATTCCTCGAGCCTAAGCCTCCTGGTCAGCTCGGAGTGAATTTCTTGGAACTGATCGAATCGCTGGAAGAAGAGCTGGCGCGGAATCGGCGTCTGGCGCATCCACAGGATGAGCGCGATCGCGCGCTCCTGGTGGGAGTGACGACGGGTTCGCTCGCCGATGCGGAGGAGTCGCTCGAGGAGCTACGGCTGTTGAGCGAGTCGGCGGGAGTGATCGTCTTGGACGCCTTCGTGCAGCGGCGCAAGGAGTACGATCCGAAGTTCCTCATCGGAAAGGGGAAGTTGCGGGAGATTCTCATTCGCGCTTTGCAGCTCGGCGCGGATATGATCGTCTTCGATCAGAATCTGACGCCAGGACAGGTCCGAGCGATCACCGCTGCGACGGATTTGAAGATCCTCGATCGCACGCAACTGATCCTCGATATCTTCGCGCAGCGAGCTCACTCGCGCGAGGGGAAACTGCAGGTGGAGTTAGCGCAGCTCCGATACTTGTTGCCACGTTTGACCGATGCCGATACGGGACTCTCGCGGTTGACTGGTGGCATCGGGGGACGCGGGCCCGGGGAGACGAAGTTGGAGATGGATCGGCGGCGCATTCGCGATCGCATTCGGCATTTGGAGGAGCAGATCGAGGCCCTGCGCACGGATCGAGAGCAGCGGCGCCAACGTCGGCGACGGGCGCAGATCCCCATCGTCTCCATCGTCGGCTACACGAACGCCGGGAAATCCACGCTCCTGAACACACTGACGCGGTCGTGTGTGCTCGCCGAAGAACGGATGTTCGCGACGCTCGATCCGACAAGTCGCCGCCTCCGATTGCCGAATGGAGAAGAGATCATCCTCTCGGACACCGTCGGCTTCATTCGCCGCATGCCGCCGGACGTGATTCGCGCTTTTCGAGCGACGCTGGAGGAGATCGCCGATTCGGACTTGCTCATCCATCTGGTGGACGCAAGCAGCCCCTATCTGGAGCAACACATCGAGACGGTTGAGCGCACGCTCCGAGAGTTGAACCTTGCGAACATCCCGCGCTTGCTCGTCTTCAACAAGAGCGATCTGGTGGCGCCGGAGATCATGGGCAATCTCTGCCGCAGTTATGGCGCGCTGGCGATCTCCGCACTGCGGGCGGAGACGCTCGGAGAATTGCTCCAGCGTATCGCGGAAGAGTTGGGGCGATCTGTCGAGAGGCCTTTAGCGGGCATGCGCACATGA
- a CDS encoding HDIG domain-containing protein: protein MRGLREKIEAFIAHWGERVAARLSPRALFWVCALPLSLLTAGLVARFPLMSLPDYRVGDVLRTDVIAPTELVVVDPERTARLREEEARKIPPVFRFYPDRAEDARSALREYFALGRQQFIERMEAVFGKRALTREEWRRPRVRARVEREVLAPLRAQRVPFPLTEEIVQAWALGQSGESVLARLEAALSGIMSRYIRPDGEVRELTENLTGEVRIVPARVESVEGVEHLEGQPRVRASEILSLTQAREALRRSLSESDAQQYGAWLAEIVRVNCLLAEDLTARWRRQATEHLVATVRYAPRQLIAARGQVVTPQIHAALEALRKQEADMRPGRRMLGLFAFSLVLYYALWRFALRTRVYYLTSFKIFLLAALSVFAQLFIVRAGMAIASGVAYRLGAFDSPEGYQFAIPYAAAALVVALLLESRIALLVGMLVSLLTGVLARDLSPLLYALIGNIVAVYGVGRYQRRDTITRAGAIIGLVNIGATIVILLSRGESLVFGPVLWNAFCGLLGGVLTAALAAFALPINESLFGIVTDVKLLELSNVELPLLKRLAIEAPGTYHHSLIVATLAEEAAKAIGAHALLVRVGSYYHDVGKLADPSLYIENQTGGSNPHDHWPPEESARRIVQHVVEGIRLAEAHGLPRQIVDLIPQHHGTRRLHYFYAKALEHAARTGVPVDERCFRYPGPKPQTIEAAIVMMCDSSEAAVRSLRQPTPEKIRRLVRRIIEDMVTDGQFDQCHLRMRDLTRIRETIVQTLQTIYHTRVPYPGFREEELGAVEANYETVSSFDLPQEAAPAAPPAESAAECAAFSEGRVMTSEAEELAHGQSSPSSASRSS from the coding sequence ATGAGGGGACTGCGGGAGAAGATCGAAGCGTTCATCGCGCACTGGGGAGAGCGAGTGGCTGCACGCTTGTCCCCACGCGCGCTCTTTTGGGTATGCGCGCTTCCGTTGTCGCTGTTGACGGCCGGGCTCGTGGCGCGATTCCCGCTCATGTCGCTTCCCGATTATCGCGTAGGGGACGTGCTTCGGACGGACGTGATCGCGCCGACGGAATTGGTCGTCGTGGATCCGGAGCGCACGGCGCGCCTGCGGGAGGAGGAAGCGCGAAAGATTCCTCCCGTCTTTCGGTTTTATCCAGATCGCGCGGAGGACGCCCGTTCGGCCTTGCGGGAATATTTCGCGCTGGGGCGCCAGCAGTTCATCGAGCGAATGGAGGCGGTTTTCGGCAAGCGCGCCCTCACCCGCGAGGAATGGCGACGTCCTCGCGTGCGCGCGCGTGTGGAGAGGGAGGTTTTGGCCCCGCTGCGCGCGCAACGCGTTCCTTTCCCCTTGACGGAAGAGATCGTCCAGGCGTGGGCGCTCGGCCAGAGTGGAGAGTCGGTGCTCGCCCGCTTGGAAGCCGCGCTCTCCGGGATCATGAGCCGATATATTCGCCCAGATGGCGAGGTGCGCGAGCTGACGGAGAATCTGACCGGCGAGGTACGCATCGTCCCGGCTCGGGTGGAATCGGTAGAGGGAGTGGAGCATCTGGAGGGACAGCCGCGCGTGCGGGCGAGTGAGATCCTCTCGCTCACGCAGGCGCGCGAAGCGCTTCGTCGCAGTCTGAGCGAATCCGATGCCCAGCAGTACGGGGCATGGCTCGCCGAGATCGTGCGCGTGAATTGTCTGTTGGCGGAAGACCTCACGGCCCGATGGCGGCGTCAGGCGACCGAGCATTTGGTGGCGACGGTGCGCTATGCGCCGCGTCAGTTGATCGCGGCTCGGGGACAGGTGGTCACTCCGCAGATTCACGCGGCGCTCGAAGCCCTACGGAAGCAAGAGGCCGATATGCGCCCGGGACGGCGCATGCTCGGACTCTTCGCCTTCTCCCTGGTGCTGTACTACGCGTTGTGGCGATTCGCCCTGCGCACGCGCGTCTATTACCTCACGTCGTTCAAGATCTTTCTGCTGGCGGCGCTCTCGGTCTTCGCGCAACTCTTCATCGTGCGCGCGGGCATGGCCATTGCCAGCGGCGTGGCCTATCGGTTGGGAGCGTTCGATTCCCCGGAGGGGTATCAGTTCGCCATCCCGTATGCCGCGGCGGCTCTGGTCGTCGCCCTGTTGCTGGAGTCGCGCATCGCGCTCCTGGTGGGGATGCTGGTCTCGCTGCTCACGGGCGTTTTGGCCCGGGATCTCTCGCCGCTCCTCTACGCGCTGATCGGGAATATTGTGGCCGTCTATGGTGTCGGACGGTATCAGCGGCGGGACACGATCACGCGGGCAGGGGCGATCATCGGACTCGTCAACATCGGCGCCACGATCGTCATCCTCTTAAGCCGCGGTGAAAGTTTGGTCTTCGGCCCCGTTCTTTGGAATGCCTTCTGCGGCTTGCTCGGCGGCGTGTTGACAGCAGCGTTGGCGGCCTTCGCTCTGCCGATCAACGAGTCGCTCTTTGGGATCGTCACGGATGTGAAACTGCTGGAATTGTCGAATGTGGAGCTGCCGTTGCTCAAACGCCTGGCGATCGAAGCGCCGGGGACATATCATCACTCGCTCATCGTCGCGACCTTGGCTGAGGAAGCGGCCAAAGCCATCGGCGCCCATGCGCTGTTGGTGCGCGTCGGATCGTACTATCACGACGTGGGAAAGTTGGCCGATCCGAGCCTCTACATTGAGAATCAAACGGGAGGGAGCAATCCACACGACCATTGGCCGCCGGAGGAGAGCGCGCGTCGAATTGTTCAGCATGTCGTGGAAGGCATTCGCTTGGCCGAAGCGCATGGGTTACCGCGGCAGATCGTGGACCTCATCCCGCAGCATCATGGGACCCGGCGGCTGCACTACTTCTACGCGAAAGCACTCGAGCACGCGGCGCGAACGGGAGTGCCCGTGGACGAACGGTGCTTTCGCTATCCGGGACCAAAGCCCCAAACGATCGAAGCCGCCATTGTGATGATGTGCGACAGTTCGGAGGCAGCCGTCCGCTCGCTTCGGCAGCCAACCCCGGAGAAGATTCGACGCTTGGTGCGCCGGATCATCGAGGACATGGTGACCGATGGTCAATTCGACCAGTGCCATCTCCGCATGCGCGATCTCACGCGCATTCGGGAGACGATCGTGCAGACGCTCCAGACGATCTATCACACGCGCGTCCCCTATCCCGGCTTCCGAGAAGAGGAGTTGGGGGCCGTCGAAGCGAACTATGAGACCGTCTCCAGCTTCGATCTGCCCCAAGAGGCAGCGCCCGCGGCGCCGCCAGCGGAATCCGCGGCCGAATGCGCGGCATTCTCCGAAGGGCGCGTCATGACCAGCGAAGCCGAAGAGCTTGCTCACGGTCAGAGCTCCCCCTCTTCGGCGAGTCGTTCCTCTTGA
- the pyk gene encoding pyruvate kinase codes for MRRVKIVATVGPASRARSTLAALIEAGADVVRVNMSHGTYEEHAEVIAQVRELSERFRKAIAVLMDLAGPKLRIGDLKDGQPVELRTGARVRLVAEEIIGDATRFSTNYPALIQEASVGDRILLDDGALELVVEEKETDALVCRVVHGGWLGPRKGLNLPGVTLSLSALTEKDRRDLQFGIEQEVDYIGLSFVRSAADCQVARRLIEEAGARIPVIAKIEKAEAVRRLDEILQAADGLMVARGDLGVETAVESVPVLQKEIIARANQAGKVVITATQMLQSMIENPRPTRAEASDVANAVLDGTDAVMLSGETAIGRFPVEAVRTMDRIIRAAEASPLARSRLREAVSRRPSGSYGRAIAEAAAFAAEEVKARLIVVFTEGGNMPRHLAALRPPQRMIALTPSPTTYRQLAVVWGVEPRLFPFPSRSEDVLSQCDRLLLDEGLARPGEVIVLMAGTLRGFGFSDMMKLHRVGEPFL; via the coding sequence ATGCGGCGGGTGAAGATTGTCGCGACCGTGGGGCCGGCCTCACGCGCGCGTTCGACGCTTGCAGCGCTCATCGAAGCGGGCGCGGACGTCGTGCGGGTGAACATGTCACATGGGACCTATGAAGAACACGCCGAGGTCATCGCTCAGGTGCGCGAGCTGTCCGAGCGTTTCCGAAAGGCGATCGCCGTCTTGATGGATTTAGCCGGGCCGAAGCTGCGAATCGGCGATTTGAAAGACGGGCAACCGGTCGAGTTGCGCACAGGCGCGCGCGTGCGTCTGGTGGCCGAGGAGATCATCGGGGATGCGACGCGCTTTTCGACGAACTATCCGGCTCTGATCCAGGAGGCTTCCGTCGGGGATCGCATCTTGCTCGACGATGGGGCGCTCGAGTTGGTGGTCGAGGAGAAGGAGACAGACGCACTCGTCTGTCGCGTCGTGCATGGCGGATGGTTAGGGCCGCGGAAGGGCCTGAATCTGCCGGGCGTCACATTGTCCCTCTCGGCGCTGACGGAGAAGGATCGGCGCGATCTCCAATTCGGGATCGAGCAGGAAGTGGATTACATCGGCCTCTCATTTGTCCGTTCGGCGGCCGATTGTCAGGTCGCACGGCGGCTGATCGAGGAAGCGGGAGCGCGCATTCCCGTGATCGCCAAGATCGAGAAGGCGGAAGCCGTCCGCCGCTTGGACGAGATCCTTCAGGCGGCCGATGGGCTCATGGTCGCTCGAGGCGATCTCGGGGTCGAGACGGCGGTCGAGAGCGTCCCCGTCCTCCAAAAGGAGATCATCGCGCGGGCGAATCAAGCGGGAAAGGTCGTGATCACGGCGACGCAAATGCTGCAATCCATGATTGAGAATCCGCGTCCTACGCGCGCGGAAGCCTCCGACGTGGCGAACGCAGTCTTGGACGGAACGGACGCCGTCATGCTCTCTGGAGAGACGGCCATCGGACGATTCCCCGTCGAGGCTGTGCGCACAATGGATCGCATCATCCGCGCCGCCGAAGCCTCTCCGCTCGCCCGCTCGCGCCTGCGGGAGGCCGTCAGCCGTCGGCCCTCGGGATCTTACGGACGCGCCATTGCGGAAGCGGCGGCCTTCGCTGCCGAAGAGGTAAAGGCTCGCTTGATTGTCGTCTTCACCGAAGGGGGAAACATGCCACGCCATCTGGCCGCGCTGCGCCCGCCGCAGCGTATGATTGCGCTCACGCCATCGCCGACGACCTATCGGCAATTGGCCGTCGTTTGGGGCGTCGAGCCGCGTCTCTTCCCATTCCCCTCTCGTTCCGAGGATGTCCTCTCCCAATGCGATCGGCTTCTCTTAGATGAGGGCCTAGCGCGCCCTGGGGAGGTGATCGTCCTCATGGCCGGAACCCTTCGCGGGTTTGGCTTCTCCGACATGATGAAGCTCCATCGCGTCGGAGAGCCATTCTTGTGA
- a CDS encoding ArsA family ATPase, whose protein sequence is MKPRILLFSGKGGVGKTSVAAATGVRAAELGYRTIVLSLDIAHSLSDAFDLPVGLHEKNKGRPVRITDRLDIQEIDVQEELERWWSEVYKYLAAVFSAAGMGDLVAEEMAILPGMEEIVGLLYINQYLEERRYDVIILDCAPTGESLRFISLPSALEWFMDKIFHLERTVMRVVRPMAKPFAPIPLPDDSYYAAIERLYQRLKGVDKYLLDHQVTTARLVTNAEKMVVRETQRAFMYLCLYEIAVDAVIVNKLIPPHVMDAHFANWLKTQMGYVEQIEEYFAPIPILKAPLFESEIVGLERLRRLALELYGSQDPTLVLYAEKPYQYHFEDGRYFLQLKLPFASREHIDLYRDADELIIRIGSFKRHILLPHKLLKSRIRSASYKGDSLIIEFAEAQES, encoded by the coding sequence ATGAAACCACGGATTCTACTCTTCTCCGGCAAAGGGGGCGTGGGCAAGACGTCGGTCGCTGCGGCCACCGGAGTGCGCGCGGCCGAACTCGGCTATCGAACGATCGTCCTCTCGCTCGATATTGCGCACAGTCTCTCGGATGCTTTTGACCTGCCCGTCGGTCTACACGAGAAGAACAAGGGTCGTCCCGTTCGCATCACCGATCGTCTCGACATCCAAGAAATTGACGTGCAGGAGGAGCTGGAGCGATGGTGGAGCGAGGTCTACAAGTACTTGGCTGCCGTCTTCAGTGCGGCCGGCATGGGTGACCTCGTCGCTGAAGAGATGGCCATCCTCCCCGGCATGGAGGAGATCGTCGGCTTGCTCTACATCAACCAGTATCTTGAGGAACGGAGATACGATGTCATCATCTTGGATTGCGCGCCGACGGGCGAGTCGCTGCGCTTCATCAGTTTGCCCTCAGCGCTCGAATGGTTCATGGATAAGATCTTCCACCTGGAGCGCACGGTGATGCGGGTCGTGCGGCCGATGGCGAAGCCATTTGCCCCGATTCCCCTGCCGGACGATAGCTACTATGCTGCCATCGAACGCCTCTATCAACGCCTCAAGGGCGTGGACAAGTATCTCCTCGATCATCAGGTCACGACGGCCCGCTTGGTCACCAACGCGGAGAAGATGGTCGTGCGCGAGACGCAACGGGCCTTCATGTACCTCTGTCTTTACGAGATCGCTGTGGATGCTGTGATCGTCAATAAGCTCATCCCTCCGCACGTCATGGATGCTCACTTCGCGAATTGGCTGAAGACGCAAATGGGGTACGTGGAGCAGATCGAAGAGTACTTCGCTCCCATCCCGATCCTGAAGGCGCCGCTTTTCGAGAGCGAGATCGTGGGCTTAGAGCGCTTGCGGCGACTCGCGCTGGAACTGTACGGCTCGCAAGATCCGACGCTCGTGCTCTACGCGGAGAAGCCGTATCAGTATCATTTCGAGGACGGGCGATATTTTCTCCAACTCAAGCTCCCCTTCGCCAGTCGCGAGCACATTGATCTCTATCGCGACGCCGATGAGCTGATCATCCGCATCGGCAGCTTCAAACGCCACATCCTTCTCCCTCACAAGCTCCTCAAAAGCCGCATCCGATCGGCGTCGTACAAAGGCGACTCCCTGATCATCGAATTCGCGGAAGCACAGGAATCCTGA